One Mobula hypostoma chromosome 5, sMobHyp1.1, whole genome shotgun sequence DNA segment encodes these proteins:
- the LOC134346436 gene encoding lymphotoxin-alpha-like: MSSERMLAELENGTDDSVGKRGFAAGRFLKIVCIVSAVCLAAVASYVLFCVVGASTPGQGNGRAVLRETDGFPQGNGFPHLIKQVGDDPRRKIAAHLTANPDKGRSKELIWQDDVGIAFSYGIEFSNNSLLIQQPGLYFIYTQVVFYARECNGNTIFLSHDMHKLSPSYPEETILLKATKSVCHQQRYSDPWFKTSYQGAIFELEAGDRIFSRVSKQVVTYLDTKEGKTFFGVFAL, encoded by the exons ATGAGCAGTGAGAGGATGCTAGCCGAGCTTGAGAACGGCACTGACGACTCAGTGGGAAAGCGGGGCTTCGCGGCCGGCCGCTTCCTAAAGATTGTCTGCATTGTTTCAGCGGTGTGCCTGGCGGCCGTGGCTTCCTATGTGTTATTCTGCGTGGTTGGAGCGTCCACACCGGGACAGGGAAACGGG AGGGCGGTCCTGAGAGAGACGGACGGCTTTCCTCAAGGTAACG GCTTTCCTCACCTCATTAAGCAGGTGGGAGACGACCCGAGACGGAAAATCGCTGCTCACCTCACCG CGAATCCCGACAAGGGCCGGTCCAAGGAGTTGATTTGGCAGGATGATGTTGGCATTGCCTTCTCGTACGGCATCGAGTTCTCCAACAACAGCCTTTTGATCCAGCAGCCCGGCCTATACTTCATCTACACCCAAGTGGTCTTCTATGCCAGGGAGTGCAATGGGAACACCATCTTCCTCAGCCATGACATGCACAAGCTCTCGCCTTCCTACCCAGAGGAGACAATCCTCCTGAAAGCCACCAAGTCTGTCTGCCACCAGCAGCGTTACAGTGACCCCTGGTTCAAGACCTCCTACCAGGGTGCCATCTTCGAACTGGAGGCCGGCGACAGGATCTTCTCCAGGGTTTCCAAGCAGGTGGTCACATATTTGGACACAAAGGAAGGCAAGACCTTCTTTGGAGTGTTTGCTTTGTGA